A genomic window from Streptomyces sp. HUAS YS2 includes:
- a CDS encoding agmatine deiminase family protein: MTAFRMPAEWSPHEGCLMAWPTRPDLWDEVLDDVKEEYANVARAIAEFEPVTMVAPPGHGDEARARCGADITAIELPLDDSWFRDSAPLFVLDGEGRRAGVDFRFNAWGRKHHPYDSDDRISALLLEHLGVERIPSGMILEGGAITVDGEGTLITTEQCLLHPNRNPGMNRDEIEAELKSQLGVHKVVWLPYGGLLDTETDGHVDGVAAFAAPGKVVVSLPDDADHPDYARMRANRAVLEASTDAEGRPFEIVDVPQTAYAAVAGNEVEVSYLNYYVANGGVVVPVAGVPQDEEALAVIAAAYPGRKVVGVRAAAIAFGGGGVHCITQQVPVARPGA, from the coding sequence ATGACCGCATTCCGTATGCCCGCCGAGTGGTCCCCGCACGAGGGCTGTCTGATGGCCTGGCCCACCCGCCCCGACCTGTGGGACGAGGTGCTGGACGACGTCAAGGAGGAGTACGCGAACGTCGCGCGGGCCATCGCCGAGTTCGAGCCGGTCACGATGGTCGCCCCGCCCGGCCACGGCGACGAGGCCCGGGCCCGCTGTGGCGCGGACATCACCGCCATCGAGCTTCCGCTGGACGACTCCTGGTTCCGCGACTCGGCCCCGCTGTTCGTCCTCGACGGTGAGGGGCGCCGGGCCGGCGTCGACTTCCGGTTCAACGCCTGGGGCCGCAAGCACCACCCGTACGACTCCGACGACCGCATCAGCGCCCTGCTCCTCGAGCACCTCGGGGTGGAGCGCATCCCCTCCGGGATGATCCTGGAGGGCGGGGCGATCACCGTCGACGGCGAGGGCACGCTGATCACGACCGAGCAGTGCCTCCTGCATCCCAACCGGAATCCCGGCATGAACCGGGACGAGATCGAGGCCGAGCTGAAATCCCAGCTGGGCGTCCATAAGGTTGTCTGGCTTCCGTACGGCGGACTGCTCGACACCGAGACGGACGGCCACGTGGACGGTGTGGCCGCGTTCGCCGCCCCCGGCAAGGTCGTCGTGTCCCTGCCCGACGACGCCGATCACCCCGACTACGCGCGGATGCGTGCCAACCGCGCCGTGCTGGAGGCCTCGACCGACGCCGAGGGCCGGCCCTTCGAGATCGTCGACGTCCCGCAGACCGCGTACGCCGCGGTGGCGGGCAACGAGGTCGAGGTGTCGTACCTGAACTACTACGTCGCCAACGGCGGCGTGGTCGTCCCGGTGGCAGGCGTGCCCCAGGACGAGGAAGCCCTCGCGGTGATCGCCGCGGCCTACCCGGGCCGCAAGGTCGTCGGCGTGAGGGCGGCCGCGATCGCGTTCGGCGGCGGAGGAGTGCACTGCATCACGCAGCAGGTCCCCGTCGCCCGCCCGGGCGCGTAA